The following DNA comes from Legionella sp. PATHC032.
TATTGCAATAGAATTTGTTCTCAGTCATATCCGGATTATGAAAATTAAAATCATGGGAAACTAATAGATTACGCGTCTCATCCTTATCCTTGCATTTATAAATCTCGCCCACATACCGAGCATTGAATTTAGCTCTTGAATTGGGATACATTTTATTTAATCTTGTGATATCGTCTTTAAAATTAGGATCCAGAGGCTCAAGCACCAGAAAAGCGGGTGAATTTTTGGTATTGAGCAAACAATAAATTTTATGCGTGTCGCTAATATAACTTCGAGAATATCGATAAGGTGTCATTGAATACAATTCTTTAATATATGGAATAGCATCCCCAGTTTGCACTTGAACAACGACCCCACACATATCGCCATATAAATCCTCAAGTCCGGATGACAAACGTCTTTCATAAATCTTTGTTTTATATTCATTAAAATAATCTGAATTGACTTTATCCCCTTTGGGATGGTATTCAATTGGATTAATCATCATGCTCTCCCCAAATTGCTTCCCAATACATAATATTTTAAGTATATACCTAGCAATGAATTTTTATTTAAATTAATAATTTCATAACAAAAAGCGGGTATAATGATTAGTTTTGACTCCTTGCCTATTTTCTAATGGAAGCTTTAATTGTATCAGTTGGTGTTATTACTCTTGCAGAAATTGGCGATAAAACACAATTACTCGCATTTCTTCTGGCAGCACAGTTTAAAAAGCCATTGCCAATTATTCTGGGGATATTGGCTGCTACTTTGATAAATCATTCTTTAGCTGGACTGATCGGGATCTGGATTACCACTTTATTAAAACCGAATGTATTGCGTTGGATACTTGGCATATCGTTTATCCTTATGGCCATATGGACTCTGATACCAGATGAAATTGAACAAGATGAGAAAAAAATATCCAAATACCTTGGTGTTTTCGGAGCAACATTTATCACTTTCTTCTTATCAGAAACTGGAGATAAAACGCAAATTGCAACCATTGCTTTGACGGCGCATTATGGCTCTCCAATCCTGGTCATAACAGGCTCAACTCTTGGGATGTTGCTCGCTGATTTACCAGCTGTTTATTTTGGAAATTTATTTTCCCATAAAATTCCTATGAAAGTAATTCATGCTGTAGCCGCATGCGCTTTTTTAATTATTGGACTTATTACTATCTTGTTTTGACAGACAAAGCAGGATTTCTATTTAACATAAGTATTTAACCAGTTGGTGTATCTTTTTAATCTGTCTATGATAAAGCTTGGCTTCTCCAAAGTATGATATTCATTGGGATAAATAACTAACTGTGTTGGCACATCTAACGATTTCAAAGCTTGGTATAATTGTTCTGAGCCAACACAGGGAACATTAAAATCCAACCCACTACACAAAAATAATGTAGGTGTTTTTATATTATTCGCTTTAAGAAAAGGATAACTTAATTTTAAATATAATTCAGGATTGGTCCATGGTTTTCCTAATTCCAACTCGTATTCTGGAGTGTACTGATCGACACCATAACCAGATAAAATATTTGCTGCTCCAGCACCAGATATAGCAGCCTTGAAACGATTATCTGTGGCTATGACATAATTGGTTAATATTCCTCCATAGCTCCACCCTCCTATAGCCAAACGATTTGGATCAACCATACCCTTCCCTGTTACATAATCAACAGAAGCCAAAATATCTTTTACATCCAAATTACCCCAATCCGCAAAGATTGCTTTGGCATAATTAAAACCTCTCCCTGAACTGCCTCTTGGATTAGGAGCAATAACAGCATAATTATTAGCTGCCAGCCACTGCATATCAAAGTTAAATTCATGACTAAATTGATACACTGGCCCCCCATGCAGATAGACAAAACCAGGGAATAAAATACCTGGTTGGTATCCAGCTGGCTTCATGAATAATCCATCCACTCTTGTCCCATCAAAACTGGTAGACTCTATGTCTTCTGCGGATTGAAATTGAACTTCATCCAAAAGCTTTTTATTGTGTTGAGTTAAAGGGATTAATCCAGAATTCAAAATAAATAATTCAGCAGGATGTGTATCATCAGTTGTTAACAATACAATCTTTCCTTTAGCTAGCGAATAATCCATGTCA
Coding sequences within:
- a CDS encoding TMEM165/GDT1 family protein — translated: MEALIVSVGVITLAEIGDKTQLLAFLLAAQFKKPLPIILGILAATLINHSLAGLIGIWITTLLKPNVLRWILGISFILMAIWTLIPDEIEQDEKKISKYLGVFGATFITFFLSETGDKTQIATIALTAHYGSPILVITGSTLGMLLADLPAVYFGNLFSHKIPMKVIHAVAACAFLIIGLITILF